The Acetivibrio cellulolyticus CD2 genome has a segment encoding these proteins:
- a CDS encoding sensor histidine kinase has translation MTYAVFWDILRGLVTDVMYMTLLTNMGQLKYNKKKTAIFIIMVVCIDVAFNICFYSKRDYTNLAKFELVIIIMACIISIPIFKVRFMSWLFNFITVTNAYIIIVVLSYTISRYMPYPPFSHTLLRFLLFFILIILYRRYAHFINQKIQEQWRIFFLTSAVILANFSYYIFLKGNIEAMMIENIVPLMLLIALAIITYIGVFITLKTMSSEYELKEKNLLIKANEELMISQMNYMQNMLKIIDESSKKSRIENHDRRHFDNTIMELLQSEMTEKAIELLKEKSKYASPVQKKFCSNTTVNAAITYYASVAEKKSISFNTRLDIPEKLSVNELELSIVTSNLLENAIEACEKISDFKKRYINFTFVSQPQIVFEIENPYVGNVLMDNNGYPVSESEGHGLGTKSVMIFVDNYDGQLVYNMENGIFRVRVIL, from the coding sequence ATGACTTATGCCGTTTTTTGGGACATTCTCCGTGGGTTGGTAACTGATGTTATGTATATGACATTGCTTACTAATATGGGGCAATTGAAGTACAACAAAAAGAAAACAGCAATTTTTATAATTATGGTTGTATGCATAGATGTAGCGTTTAATATATGTTTTTATTCAAAAAGAGACTATACAAACTTGGCAAAGTTTGAATTAGTAATAATTATAATGGCATGTATTATAAGCATACCTATTTTCAAGGTTAGATTTATGAGCTGGCTTTTTAATTTTATTACTGTAACAAATGCATATATCATTATAGTGGTGTTAAGCTATACAATATCCAGATATATGCCATATCCTCCATTTTCTCATACATTGCTAAGATTTTTGCTTTTCTTTATTCTTATTATATTATACAGGCGTTATGCTCATTTTATTAATCAAAAGATACAGGAGCAATGGAGGATATTCTTTCTTACGTCGGCAGTTATTTTAGCCAATTTTTCATATTATATATTTCTTAAAGGCAATATTGAAGCAATGATGATAGAAAATATTGTGCCGTTGATGCTTCTTATTGCACTTGCTATAATTACTTATATTGGAGTTTTTATCACATTGAAGACTATGTCTAGTGAATATGAGTTGAAGGAAAAGAACCTTCTGATAAAGGCTAATGAAGAATTGATGATATCGCAGATGAATTATATGCAGAACATGCTGAAAATAATAGATGAAAGCAGTAAGAAGAGCCGTATTGAAAATCATGATCGAAGACATTTTGACAATACAATCATGGAACTTCTCCAAAGCGAAATGACTGAAAAAGCTATTGAACTGCTTAAAGAAAAAAGCAAATATGCTTCTCCGGTGCAAAAGAAATTTTGCAGCAATACAACAGTAAATGCAGCAATCACATATTATGCGTCTGTTGCTGAAAAGAAAAGCATTTCGTTTAATACAAGGTTGGATATTCCTGAGAAGCTGTCGGTAAATGAGTTGGAGCTTTCCATAGTTACTTCGAATTTATTGGAAAATGCTATTGAGGCCTGTGAAAAGATTTCTGATTTTAAAAAAAGATATATAAATTTCACATTTGTTTCTCAACCACAAATAGTATTTGAAATTGAAAATCCATACGTGGGAAATGTGCTTATGGATAATAACGGATATCCGGTTTCTGAAAGTGAAGGACATGGCTTGGGCACTAAAAGCGTCATGATTTTTGTGGATAATTATGATGGACAACTGGTTTATAACATGGAAAATGGAATTTTTCGGGTTAGAGTTATTTTATAG
- a CDS encoding MerR family transcriptional regulator — protein sequence MKTVNEVSKITGISIRALRYYDEIGLLKPSKLSDTGYRLYDNKALEKLQEIMFYKELEISLHDIKKIMDNPNYDKKQALLSQIALLEQKRNRLNGIIQLIKDVLEGVNTMSFEAFNEQDIKKMIEIMRSDLSEEQFQSFINEHGGGDIEKYEELLLKSLTDEKVASDILRWYRSKENFLNASKPEHNTEQIKNDFHEIYIGFTTLMNSQDVEAEHLLVERLANSFKNMLKLDNPRAFLLDFVKEFQNEKFADIHDTQYGKGSSKYLTEAIQRYYGV from the coding sequence ATGAAAACAGTAAATGAAGTATCAAAAATAACTGGAATCAGCATTCGTGCATTGCGTTATTATGATGAAATTGGACTATTAAAGCCCTCAAAATTAAGCGATACCGGCTATCGTTTATATGACAACAAAGCTCTGGAAAAATTGCAGGAAATCATGTTTTATAAAGAATTGGAAATATCACTGCATGATATAAAAAAAATTATGGACAATCCCAATTATGACAAAAAACAGGCCTTACTTTCCCAGATAGCTTTGTTAGAGCAAAAGCGAAATCGCTTAAATGGAATAATTCAATTGATAAAAGATGTGTTAGAAGGAGTGAATACAATGAGTTTTGAAGCATTTAATGAACAAGATATTAAAAAAATGATTGAAATCATGAGAAGTGATTTATCGGAAGAACAATTTCAATCTTTTATTAATGAACATGGCGGCGGTGATATAGAAAAATATGAAGAACTTCTACTGAAATCATTAACAGATGAGAAAGTTGCTTCAGATATATTAAGGTGGTATAGAAGTAAAGAAAACTTTTTAAATGCAAGTAAGCCTGAACATAATACAGAACAAATAAAAAATGATTTTCATGAGATTTATATAGGATTTACAACGCTTATGAATTCTCAAGATGTAGAAGCAGAGCATCTCTTAGTTGAGAGACTTGCCAACAGTTTTAAAAATATGCTTAAGTTGGATAATCCCAGAGCATTTCTTCTTGATTTTGTAAAAGAATTTCAGAATGAAAAATTTGCAGATATTCATGATACACAATATGGTAAAGGTAGTTCAAAATACCTGACAGAAGCAATTCAAAGGTATTATGGGGTGTAG
- the brxL gene encoding protease Lon-related BREX system protein BrxL: MENINEQAVDLDKKLNTYFAGRVVRKDLTKLIKEGANVPVYVLEYLLGMYCATDDEKSIEEGVERVKKILAENFVRPDEAEKVKSKIKEMGHYSIIDKVSVALNEKKDQYEAEFSNLGLKRVPISASYVKEFDKLLVGGIWCIMKMDYYFDEEAKGQSPFNISSLKPIQMPNMDISEIFEGRKNFSKDEWIDVLIRSTGMEPTQLENRVKWHLLLRLVPLVENNYNTCELGPRGTGKSHVYKEISPNSILISGGQSTVANLFYNMSTRKVGLVGMWDTVAFDEVAGINFKDKDGIQIMKDFMASGSFARGKEEKNASASMVFVGNINQSLDTLIKTSHLFAPFPDEMANDSAFFDRMHYYIPGWEIPKMRPEFFTDRYGFIVDYMAEFFREMRKRSFADSLDKFFKLGNNLNQRDVIAVRKTVSGLVKLLYPNGEYSSEDIEEILKYALEGRRRVKEQLKKIGGMEFYDVHFSYINKETLAEEYVSVPEQGGGKLIPEGMGKPGHVYTVGHGDSGMIGVYKLENQVVSGSGKFDKSGVGSHRGAKEALDTAFRYFTANSKSISASISTKTKDFLMHISDLQGIGLTEELAIAELIGLCSGALERAIQESTVVLGNMTVGGTISKVEEFANTLQVCVDAGAKKVLIPAASVVDFQTVPADLLIKVQPIFYSDPIDAVFKALGAM; this comes from the coding sequence TTGGAAAACATAAATGAGCAAGCTGTTGATTTGGACAAAAAGCTAAATACTTATTTTGCTGGAAGAGTTGTCAGGAAAGACTTGACAAAGCTTATAAAAGAGGGTGCAAATGTACCTGTATATGTGCTCGAATATCTTTTGGGGATGTACTGTGCTACTGATGACGAGAAGAGCATAGAAGAGGGTGTTGAGCGGGTAAAGAAGATTCTGGCTGAAAATTTTGTAAGACCGGATGAAGCAGAAAAAGTGAAATCGAAGATTAAAGAGATGGGACATTATTCCATAATCGATAAAGTATCTGTGGCGTTGAATGAGAAAAAAGACCAGTACGAAGCTGAGTTTTCAAATCTTGGCTTAAAACGTGTGCCTATTTCAGCAAGCTATGTTAAGGAGTTTGACAAGCTGTTGGTAGGCGGTATATGGTGCATAATGAAAATGGATTACTATTTTGATGAAGAGGCAAAAGGACAAAGCCCCTTTAACATTAGCAGTCTAAAGCCGATACAGATGCCCAATATGGATATCAGTGAGATTTTTGAAGGGAGAAAGAATTTTTCAAAGGATGAATGGATAGATGTTTTAATAAGATCTACCGGTATGGAACCGACACAATTAGAGAACAGGGTTAAATGGCATCTTTTACTAAGGTTGGTGCCTTTAGTTGAGAATAATTATAATACTTGTGAATTAGGTCCAAGAGGAACAGGCAAATCGCATGTTTATAAAGAAATATCGCCAAACAGCATTCTTATTTCCGGAGGGCAGTCTACTGTTGCTAATCTTTTTTATAATATGTCCACAAGAAAAGTTGGTTTGGTTGGTATGTGGGATACCGTTGCATTTGACGAGGTTGCTGGTATCAACTTCAAAGACAAAGATGGTATTCAGATAATGAAGGATTTCATGGCTTCAGGTTCTTTTGCAAGGGGGAAAGAAGAAAAGAATGCTTCTGCCTCTATGGTTTTCGTTGGAAATATCAATCAGAGTCTGGATACTTTGATAAAAACATCACACCTTTTTGCACCATTCCCTGATGAGATGGCGAATGACAGTGCCTTCTTTGACCGAATGCACTATTATATTCCGGGTTGGGAAATTCCAAAAATGAGACCTGAATTTTTTACAGATCGTTACGGGTTTATTGTTGACTACATGGCGGAATTCTTTAGAGAAATGAGGAAAAGATCTTTTGCAGATTCTTTGGACAAGTTCTTTAAGCTTGGCAATAATTTAAATCAAAGGGATGTAATTGCTGTAAGAAAAACAGTTTCAGGTCTTGTAAAACTTCTCTATCCCAATGGAGAATATTCAAGTGAAGATATCGAAGAAATCCTTAAGTATGCACTAGAAGGCCGAAGAAGAGTTAAGGAGCAATTAAAGAAAATAGGAGGAATGGAATTTTATGATGTTCATTTTTCTTATATAAATAAGGAAACCTTAGCTGAAGAATATGTTTCGGTTCCAGAACAAGGTGGAGGTAAGCTCATCCCGGAAGGAATGGGGAAACCAGGCCATGTTTATACTGTTGGCCATGGAGATTCTGGAATGATTGGTGTCTATAAGCTTGAGAATCAAGTGGTCTCTGGTTCTGGCAAATTTGACAAATCAGGTGTAGGATCGCATAGGGGTGCTAAGGAAGCTCTTGACACTGCGTTTAGATATTTCACCGCAAACAGTAAAAGTATAAGTGCTTCGATAAGTACCAAGACAAAGGATTTTTTGATGCATATAAGTGACCTTCAGGGCATTGGATTAACGGAAGAGTTGGCTATTGCAGAATTGATTGGTTTGTGTTCTGGAGCCCTAGAAAGAGCAATACAGGAGAGCACAGTGGTGTTGGGAAATATGACAGTCGGAGGCACTATTTCGAAGGTTGAGGAGTTTGCAAATACATTGCAGGTGTGTGTGGATGCAGGTGCAAAGAAGGTACTGATTCCAGCAGCTTCGGTTGTTGATTTTCAGACTGTTCCTGCTGATCTATTGATTAAGGTTCAGCCAATTTTTTATTCTGATCCCATTGATGCTGTGTTTAAGGCTTTAGGGGCGATGTGA
- a CDS encoding DUF6985 domain-containing protein, with protein MLKNVRVGRFGLEGELYFELFKKDISFSTDDEDVTIEYIEKCATYLNSITGDVINFLCEASIRYCNDVLNMIGEEPKKFKNTSDVLELIYPSVLIVPMPENGNEPVIHLELNCDWEEEHGMEWIIRDNTVLYVGSFNGEDPWGDYSIKESWNYA; from the coding sequence ATGCTGAAAAATGTAAGGGTTGGAAGATTTGGATTAGAGGGAGAATTATATTTTGAGCTTTTTAAAAAGGATATTAGTTTTTCGACAGATGACGAAGATGTAACTATTGAGTATATAGAAAAGTGTGCTACTTATTTGAATTCTATTACTGGTGATGTGATTAATTTCTTATGTGAAGCTTCAATTAGATACTGTAATGATGTCCTTAATATGATTGGCGAAGAACCTAAAAAATTCAAAAATACAAGTGATGTACTTGAATTAATTTACCCTAGTGTCTTAATCGTACCAATGCCAGAGAATGGTAATGAGCCGGTTATTCATTTAGAATTAAACTGTGATTGGGAAGAGGAACATGGGATGGAATGGATAATTAGAGACAATACAGTGTTATATGTGGGTTCATTTAATGGTGAAGATCCATGGGGAGATTACTCAATTAAGGAAAGCTGGAATTATGCTTAA
- a CDS encoding glycosyl hydrolase, which produces MYKLKTRKQIVLILVFMLIVNLFTGNNILFADDSAVVYEVENGRLTGTNILSSRAGFSGTGYVSGFDNDGDSVAINLTIGSTGLYYLSIGYASEFGDKTNDIYVNGNKQASVEFKQSAVFTEISVGKIMLNSGSNEIKIVKSWGWFDVDYFKVEKAPEDPPLSVSDSLVNPNATMEARNLMSFLARNYGKSIIAGLQDVDKTQWLSENTGREPALGGFDFMDYSPSRVEFGTKSSETDKAIEWWNSGGIVTFCWHWNAPTDLINQTGKEWWRGFYTDSTNFDLSAAISNPDSENYKLLIRDIDAIAVQLKKLQDAGVPVLWRPLHEAQGGWFWWGAKGPDVCKKLYLLMYDRLTNYNKLNNLIWVWTSSDNQDALKWYPGDQYVDIIGADIYLNGGDYSASSATFRNLVSLYQGKKLVTMSENGTLPDPDKLIAEKAGWSWFCTWVDYITNSTQNDMGQVQKVYNSTYVKTKDELDLSVKPTEIPSATPPTQTIGKGDLNGDGEFNAIDFAFLRKYLLGYSTLTDEQLKAADVDDNGKTNSIDFAIMKQVLLGIKSGF; this is translated from the coding sequence ATGTACAAATTAAAAACCAGGAAGCAAATTGTTCTCATACTGGTATTTATGTTAATTGTTAATTTGTTTACAGGTAACAATATACTGTTTGCGGATGATTCGGCAGTTGTTTATGAAGTGGAAAATGGAAGACTGACAGGTACAAATATATTATCTTCCAGGGCTGGTTTCTCAGGAACAGGATATGTCAGCGGTTTTGACAATGATGGAGACTCAGTTGCCATAAATCTGACTATTGGATCAACCGGATTGTATTATCTGTCAATTGGCTATGCATCGGAATTTGGCGACAAGACCAATGACATCTATGTAAACGGCAATAAACAGGCAAGTGTGGAGTTTAAACAGTCAGCAGTATTTACTGAGATTTCAGTAGGGAAAATAATGCTAAACTCCGGTTCCAATGAAATAAAAATAGTAAAAAGCTGGGGATGGTTTGACGTTGATTACTTTAAAGTGGAGAAGGCGCCTGAAGATCCACCGTTATCAGTATCCGATTCCTTGGTAAATCCTAATGCAACAATGGAAGCAAGAAATTTGATGTCTTTTCTTGCTCGTAACTACGGAAAAAGTATAATTGCAGGGCTGCAGGATGTAGATAAAACGCAATGGTTGAGTGAAAATACCGGTAGAGAGCCTGCATTGGGAGGCTTTGATTTCATGGATTATTCGCCTTCAAGAGTGGAATTCGGAACAAAATCCTCTGAAACAGATAAAGCGATAGAATGGTGGAACTCGGGTGGAATTGTAACTTTCTGCTGGCATTGGAATGCTCCCACTGATCTTATAAACCAAACAGGAAAAGAGTGGTGGAGAGGTTTCTACACCGATTCAACCAATTTTGACTTATCTGCAGCAATTTCTAATCCTGATTCAGAAAATTATAAACTTTTAATTAGGGATATTGACGCCATAGCTGTACAGCTAAAAAAGCTCCAGGATGCAGGGGTTCCTGTACTCTGGAGACCTTTACATGAGGCTCAGGGAGGATGGTTCTGGTGGGGAGCTAAAGGACCTGATGTCTGCAAGAAATTATATTTATTAATGTATGACCGCTTGACAAACTATAATAAACTGAACAATTTGATTTGGGTATGGACTTCATCGGATAATCAGGATGCCTTAAAATGGTATCCAGGTGACCAGTATGTAGATATAATAGGTGCTGATATTTATTTAAATGGTGGAGATTACAGTGCAAGTTCGGCTACATTCAGGAATTTGGTGTCATTGTATCAGGGAAAGAAACTTGTTACAATGTCTGAAAATGGAACATTGCCAGATCCTGACAAGTTGATTGCAGAAAAGGCAGGATGGTCCTGGTTTTGCACATGGGTAGATTATATAACCAACAGTACACAAAACGATATGGGCCAAGTTCAAAAGGTTTATAACAGTACATATGTAAAAACAAAGGATGAATTAGACCTATCTGTAAAACCAACGGAAATTCCAAGTGCTACACCTCCTACCCAAACAATAGGAAAAGGCGATTTAAATGGAGATGGTGAATTTAATGCAATTGATTTTGCCTTCCTTAGAAAGTACTTGCTGGGGTATTCTACTTTAACGGATGAACAGCTTAAAGCGGCTGATGTTGATGATAATGGAAAAACCAATTCAATTGATTTTGCTATTATGAAACAAGTTTTACTTGGAATCAAGTCAGGTTTTTAA
- a CDS encoding LytR/AlgR family response regulator transcription factor — MIKIAICDDMKEQLENLCSLTREYCTEVKLEAEIKVFSHPNDLLNACENELFHIYILDIVMPMINGIFLGKEIRLSDKEAQIIYTTTEPQFAIDSFAANPINYLLKPIEKQKLYDTLSLAVSKVKNYIDKSLCIRTSDFYRNIAFSDIVFCEYNKHIVIYTLQNGETVKTISNRIPFSEHIIPLIKDKRFLQPHTSFVINMYKVKRMTQDAFEMQGGYLIPIAQKRKSQARDTYLEYILGKGGNII, encoded by the coding sequence ATGATAAAGATAGCTATTTGTGACGATATGAAAGAGCAGTTAGAAAATCTTTGCAGTTTGACTAGAGAATACTGTACTGAAGTGAAGCTTGAAGCTGAAATTAAGGTCTTTTCACATCCCAATGACCTTTTGAACGCATGTGAAAATGAATTGTTTCATATTTACATACTTGATATTGTCATGCCTATGATTAATGGAATTTTTCTTGGTAAGGAAATCCGTCTGTCAGACAAGGAGGCTCAGATAATTTATACCACAACAGAGCCACAGTTTGCCATTGATTCATTTGCAGCAAATCCAATAAATTACCTATTAAAACCTATCGAAAAACAAAAATTATATGACACATTATCTCTTGCTGTATCCAAGGTTAAAAATTACATAGACAAGAGCCTTTGTATCAGAACTTCAGATTTCTACAGAAATATTGCTTTTTCAGACATTGTTTTCTGCGAATACAATAAGCATATAGTTATATATACTCTTCAAAACGGAGAAACCGTAAAAACTATCTCAAACCGAATCCCATTTTCAGAGCACATTATACCACTGATTAAAGACAAGCGTTTCTTGCAGCCCCACACATCCTTTGTGATAAACATGTACAAGGTTAAACGTATGACTCAGGATGCATTTGAAATGCAAGGGGGATATTTAATTCCAATAGCTCAAAAGCGTAAAAGTCAAGCAAGAGATACTTATTTAGAATACATACTAGGAAAAGGTGGTAACATTATATGA